A single region of the Anoplolepis gracilipes chromosome 1, ASM4749672v1, whole genome shotgun sequence genome encodes:
- the LOC140676256 gene encoding E3 ubiquitin-protein ligase KCMF1: MSRHEGVSCDSCLKGNFRGRRYKCLVCYDYDLCASCYEGGASTTRHLTDHPMQCILTRADYELYYGGEGVSVEQPQSLTCPYCGKMGLTEATLQEHVAAEHPDTSFEVVCPVCAAVPGGDPNHVTDDFAGHLTLEHRSGPRDLISFLDEPSASRHGVRRIPHPSRAVGAPRARRSNMHFSSSGGLSPSNREGIDPIAELLSQLSGVRRSGGGSGQSSSAPSQLQQLQMQLQLERQQVRAARQQLERLPRRQTQVIGSVSGGSGGASAGSGSHSTAIGASNNASSNNNATNTANPPGIPSINSQNTMFLLPRCITTTLSDSQLQSIERESANRSLFARELIVATLSQTLSELMQQQCTVQTPASNATTATTSPETPNANTSIVPTKKLSLAQEAKREQATSKHMTTSMQQKESHILQAAAAATTTGSMGSGLQNQGLPPNPNSIATQNPPIVQTLMHSVLPQPLVLQQPLPPPIRNTGTGTIREPIAAPAPAYVRGGVGSSRRKPVRAVDGRNQSTEPPPPH; the protein is encoded by the exons ggGTAAGCTGTGATTCCTGCTTGAAAGGAAATTTTCGGGGTCGTAGATACAAGTGCCTTGTATGCTACGATTATGATCTATGTGCCAGCTGTTATGAGGGAGGTGCTAGTACCACACGCCACCTCACAGATCATCCTATGCAGTGTATACTTACTAGAGCTGATTACG AATTATACTATGGCGGTGAAGGAGTGAGCGTGGAGCAGCCTCAATCTTTAACTTGTCCTTATTGTGGAAAAATGGGTTTAACTGAAGCTACATTGCAAGAGCATGTTGCTGCAGAACATCCTGATACTTCGTTCGaagtt GTTTGTCCAGTATGTGCAGCAGTGCCAGGTGGAGATCCTAATCATGTTACTGATGATTTTGCTGGCCATCTGACACTAGAGCATCGTAGCGGACCAAGGGACCTGATTTCCTTCCTGGATGAACCATCTGCAAGTAGGCATGGAGTTAGGCGGATACCTCATCCGTCTAGAGCTGTTGGTGCACCACGTGCACGTCg GTCCAACATGCATTTCAGTTCATCTGGAGGATTGAGCCCAAGTAATCGGGAAGGTATAGATCCAATTGCGGAATTGCTGTCCCAATTGTCGGGAGTACGTAGAAGCGGAGGCGGAAGTGGACAAAGTTCATCCGCACCTTCGCAACTACAGCAATTACAAATGCAATTGCAATTAGAACGACAACAAGTTCGG GCTGCTAGACAACAACTTGAGCGATTACCTAGGAGACAGACACAGGTGATTGGTTCTGTAAGCGGTGGCAGTGGTGGTGCTAGTGCTGGTAGTGGTAGTCATTCTACTGCTATAGGGGCATCAAATAATGCCAGTAGTAACAATAATGCAACCAATACGGCTAATCCACCTGGTATACCTTCTATTAACTCACAGAACACTATGTTCCTGTTGCCCAG ATGCATTACGACTACACTGTCTGATTCACAACTGCAAAGTATTGAACGTGAAAGTGCAAACAGGAGTCTTTTTGCACGTGAACTTATCGTCGCAACGCTTTCCCAAACATTGTCAGAGTTGATGCAACAGCAATGTACCGTGCAAACGCCGGCATCCAATGCGACTACTGCCACGACCAGCCCCGAAACACCAAACGCCAATACTTCCATCGTCCCCACGAAGAAATTGAGTTTAGCTCAGGAAGCAAAGAGGGAACAAGCTACAAGTAAACACATGACGACATCTATGCAACAAAAAGAATCACATATTCTGCaggctgctgctgctgctacaACAACTGGTAGCATGGGCTCAGGTCTGCAAAATCAGGGCTTACCCCCGAATCCTAATAGCATTGCAACGCAAAATCCACCTATAGTTCAAACATTGATGCATAGTGTGTTACCTCAGCCATTG GTACTGCAGCAACCACTGCCGCCACCAATTAGGAATACTGGTACTGGAACTATCAGGGAACCGATAGCAGCTCCGGCGCCTGCTTATGTCAGAGGCGGAGTAGGTTCTTCGCGTAGGAAGCCAGTTAGGGCTGTAGATGGAAGAAACCAATCTACGGAGCCACCACCCCCACACTAA
- the Rpi gene encoding ribose-5-phosphate isomerase → MVCSPVEIAARLWHSVPKSLLKMGPLDKAKKIAAYKAVNEYVKNNTVIGIGSGSTVVYAVDRLAERVKEEGLNVICIPTSFQARQLILNNHLTLGELETNPKLDCAIDGADEVDAEMNLIKGGGGCLLQEKIVASCAQEFVIIADYMKNSQKLGEQYKKGIPIEVIPMAYVPIQHRIERTYGGTVKLRPGVAKAGPVITDNGNFILDWHFPQGLTNWNEINEEISLIPGVVETGLFINMAKKVFFGMPDGSVKEQSSNI, encoded by the exons ATGGTCTGTTCGCCTGTTGAAATAGCCGCCAGATTATGGCACAGTGTCCCGAAGAGTTTATTAAAGATGGGTCCGCTCGACAAAGCTAAGAAAATTGCGGCTTATAAAGCCGTGAACGAATATGTTAAG AATAATACTGTGATCGGAATAGGTAGTGGGTCCACCGTGGTTTATGCCGTTGATAGACTTG CTGAACGTGTCAAGGAGGAAGGACTCAATGTAATCTGTATTCCTACATCATTTCAAGCTCGCCAACTTATACTAAATAATCATCTAACTTTAGGTGAATTGGAAACTAATCCAAAG CTGGACTGTGCAATCGATGGAGCAGATGAAGTCGATGCTGAAATGAATCTCATCAAAGGTGGTGGAGGATgtttattacaagaaaaaattgttgctTCCTGTGCTCaagaatttgttattatagCAGACTATAT GAAAAACTCACAAAAGCTTGGCGAACAGTATAAAAAAGGAATTCCTATTGAAGTAATTCCTATGGCTTATGTGCCGATTCAACATAGAATTGAAAGAACATACGGAGGAACTGTAAAACTTAGACCGGGTGTGGCAAAAGCT gGTCCAGTAATAACAGATAATGGTAACTTTATTTTGGACTGGCATTTTCCTCAAGGCTTAACTAATTGGAATGAAATTAATGAGGAAATATCTCTAATACCTGGAGTTGTAGAAACTggtctatttataaatatggcTAAGAAAGTTTTCTTTGGTATGCCAGATGGTAGTGTGAAGGAACAAAGTTCAAACATTTAG
- the LOC140669066 gene encoding uncharacterized protein, with product MKITEYLCCMLACMCLLQMVNTEISRDKIERQLLDALMMENTIKPKRPFCNAFTGCGRFVSEKKREETKERTSTLLHLFKTLLNTAKQNNWNAIDREEYDNQLQQMPQVYFSNRMPLRNRQES from the exons ATGAAG ATTACTGAATATCTTTGTTGCATGCTGGCTTGCATGTGTCTACTGCAGATGGTAAATACTGAGATTTCGAGAGATAAG ATCGAACGTCAGCTTTTAGATGCTCTTATGATGGAGAATACAATCAAGCCAAAGAGACCGTTTTGCAATGCTTTTACgg GATGTGGCAGATTTGTTTcggagaagaaaagagaagagacgAAGGAACGTACTTCTACGCtgcttcatttatttaaaacgctCCTGAATACCGCTAAGCAAAATAATTGGAACGCGATTGATCGTGAGGAATATGACAATCAATTACAACAGATGCCGCAAGTTTATTTCTCGAATCGAATGCCCCTACGTAACAGACAGGAAAGTTAA